Proteins co-encoded in one Anser cygnoides isolate HZ-2024a breed goose unplaced genomic scaffold, Taihu_goose_T2T_genome scaffold_43_1, whole genome shotgun sequence genomic window:
- the LOC136789210 gene encoding LOW QUALITY PROTEIN: multifunctional methyltransferase subunit TRM112-like protein (The sequence of the model RefSeq protein was modified relative to this genomic sequence to represent the inferred CDS: inserted 1 base in 1 codon) has translation MKLLTHNLLTSHVRGLRPGGGYPLLIRASEVRVRPVPFNAAFVARLLPRLRWAELLQAAESLPPEPAPGAEADEEFLRRLHHVLLEVEVVEGELQCPDSGRRFPIXRGVPNLLLPDPEP, from the exons ATGAAGCTCCTGACGCACAACCTGCTGACCTCGCACGTCCGCGGGCTGCGGCCCGGCGGCGGCTACCCGCTGCTCATCCGG gcctccGAGGTCCGCGTGCGCCCGGTGCCGTTCAACGCCGCCTTCGTGGCGCGGCTGCTGCCGAGGCTGCGCTGGGCCGAGCTGCTGCAGGCGGCCGAGAgc CTGCCCCCGGAGCCGGCGCCGGGCGCGGAGGCGGACGAGGAGTTCCTGCGGCGCCTGCACCACGTCCTGCTCGAG gtggaggtggtggagggggAGCTGCAGTGCCCCGACTCCGGGCGCCGCTTCCCCA GCCGGGGGGTCCCGAACCTGCTGCTGCCGGACCCGGAGCCCTGA